One stretch of Rhodoferax lithotrophicus DNA includes these proteins:
- a CDS encoding EF-hand domain-containing protein — MSMSISSVGSASSGGVDTSKMATKMASKMMSELDPNNTGKVTKDQFVSALTAKGVSSDDATNMYDSIDTKQTGSIGKSDIETAIKSGNLTPPSGGPRGAGGPGGAGGPGGAGGPGGSGKPQEASGAGGANGASSSSTTYAAADTNQDGVVSSEEAAVYAIKHPSASSTESNKTDPSKLGKNVDKLV; from the coding sequence ATGTCTATGTCAATCAGTTCCGTGGGGAGCGCCAGTAGCGGCGGAGTCGACACATCCAAGATGGCCACCAAGATGGCCTCCAAGATGATGAGTGAACTCGATCCCAACAACACCGGCAAAGTTACCAAGGATCAATTTGTTTCTGCCTTGACTGCCAAAGGCGTGTCCAGTGACGATGCCACAAATATGTACGACTCCATTGACACGAAGCAAACCGGAAGCATTGGAAAGTCAGACATTGAAACCGCCATTAAAAGTGGCAACCTGACACCTCCTTCTGGAGGTCCTCGTGGTGCAGGCGGTCCTGGTGGTGCAGGCGGTCCTGGTGGCGCAGGCGGTCCTGGTGGATCAGGCAAACCGCAGGAGGCAAGCGGTGCGGGTGGAGCCAATGGTGCGAGCAGTTCTTCCACAACCTATGCTGCCGCCGACACCAACCAGGATGGTGTGGTTTCCAGCGAGGAAGCTGCCGTCTACGCCATCAAGCACCCGTCAGCGTCGAGTACAGAAAGCAACAAAACCGACCCGTCCAAGTTGGGCAAGAACGTTGATAAGCTGGTCTGA
- a CDS encoding efflux transporter outer membrane subunit, whose translation MVTSDQALHIDTHQQPDPNTMLSRPRFTRHRTLTLLHCALLSACAAVGPSYQAPATEQLLTSSQWQAVQPHGGDTAALLTWWKRLQDSSLNALLQSAETNNPSLQKAAANITLARANVSTTRASYQPTLTGSASARRNNTPGSAQSTATGGLDASWELDLFGSVRRSAESADALLQARQADWHDARVSLAAEVATDYVTYRACQLTLLASQADARSSQTTADITRRSLQAGMTARADAALAVASAASASATAIAQQAECDVTVKALVALTGLAEPALRQQLDSQPAQLPTLTGFQINTLPVDLLSQRPDLVSTERALAAASAQIGVAEADRYPRLSLLGSLSATRTDGVNTTPWSFGPSLSLPLLNGGAKRAAVDSAQAAYDLALANYQQAVRTAVQEVEQSLVRQMSAVRRTADVQRSATGYRSYANAVEANWRAGGDSLLNLELARRNAIAAEQSLITVQRDQLLYGIALYKAVGGGWTVSTGDTP comes from the coding sequence ATGGTCACTTCCGACCAAGCCTTGCATATTGACACCCACCAGCAGCCGGACCCAAACACGATGTTGTCACGCCCCCGATTTACCAGACACCGCACCCTGACCCTGCTGCATTGCGCCCTGTTGTCCGCTTGTGCGGCGGTTGGCCCTTCGTACCAGGCCCCCGCCACGGAGCAACTGCTCACATCCAGCCAATGGCAAGCAGTCCAGCCACATGGTGGTGACACCGCAGCGCTGCTGACCTGGTGGAAGCGCCTGCAAGACAGCAGCTTGAACGCACTGTTGCAGTCGGCTGAGACCAACAACCCATCGCTGCAAAAAGCCGCTGCCAATATCACCTTGGCCCGTGCCAATGTCAGCACCACGCGCGCTTCCTACCAGCCAACCTTGACCGGATCAGCCTCAGCCCGCCGCAACAACACCCCGGGCAGCGCCCAGAGCACCGCCACCGGCGGGCTGGACGCGAGTTGGGAGCTCGACCTGTTTGGCAGCGTGCGGCGTTCCGCCGAGTCAGCTGACGCACTACTACAGGCGCGCCAGGCTGACTGGCACGACGCGCGGGTCTCGCTGGCCGCCGAAGTGGCCACCGACTACGTCACCTACCGCGCCTGCCAGCTGACCCTGCTGGCCAGCCAGGCCGATGCCCGATCCAGCCAGACCACGGCAGATATCACCCGGCGCTCGCTGCAAGCCGGTATGACGGCGCGCGCCGACGCCGCCCTGGCCGTTGCCAGCGCCGCCAGCGCGTCGGCCACGGCCATCGCCCAGCAAGCCGAGTGTGATGTCACCGTCAAGGCCCTGGTGGCGCTGACCGGCCTGGCCGAGCCTGCGCTGCGCCAGCAGCTGGACAGCCAGCCCGCGCAATTGCCCACACTGACCGGCTTTCAGATCAACACCCTGCCGGTTGACTTGCTCAGCCAGCGGCCCGACCTGGTATCGACCGAACGGGCGCTGGCCGCAGCCAGCGCCCAGATCGGGGTGGCCGAGGCAGACCGTTATCCGCGCCTGTCGCTGCTGGGTTCCTTGTCGGCCACGCGTACCGACGGGGTCAACACCACACCCTGGTCGTTTGGCCCCAGCCTGTCGCTGCCGCTGCTCAACGGTGGCGCCAAGCGCGCCGCAGTCGACAGTGCGCAAGCGGCCTACGATCTGGCCTTGGCCAACTACCAGCAGGCCGTACGCACCGCGGTGCAGGAAGTTGAGCAAAGCCTGGTGCGACAGATGAGCGCCGTGCGCCGCACCGCCGATGTGCAGCGCAGCGCCACCGGTTACCGCAGTTATGCCAACGCCGTGGAAGCCAACTGGCGCGCCGGCGGAGACAGCCTGCTGAACCTCGAACTCGCCCGGCGCAACGCCATTGCCGCCGAGCAATCCCTCATCACCGTGCAGCGCGATCAGCTGCTGTACGGCATCGCCTTGTACAAAGCCGTGGGCGGCGGCTGGACCGTATCGACAGGAGACACGCCATGA
- a CDS encoding sensor histidine kinase, translated as MGRLFWKFFIVFWIAQITIFLTVGLMLLAWPSAALDTPFKHPMESLSAPDCARASPPTWPKGGLPPPLPLGAGLLVSVAFAAWLSWYFSRPIRSLNSAFEALADGKLNTRVGKAMGSRRDELANLGEAFDRSAAKLQAQVEAQRRLLHDVSHELRSPLARLQACSDLMVQQPQRSVELVQRIERETSRMDKLVGELLTLARLDSTTSQAPVEVVDLIELAQSICSDAELEMQAKSCRLQLRMPEQMQLKGDAELLYRALDNVLRNAVRFSPIGGSIGLHITANASHRHVLIRISDEGLGLPPKDVDRIFEPFFRSESNSDKGDHGCGLGLAITRSIVLAHQGTISANNRSGGGLEVSITLPA; from the coding sequence ATGGGTCGTCTGTTTTGGAAATTTTTTATCGTGTTCTGGATCGCACAGATCACGATATTTTTGACGGTGGGCTTGATGTTGCTGGCCTGGCCATCCGCTGCGTTAGACACGCCATTCAAGCACCCCATGGAAAGTTTGTCCGCACCGGATTGCGCACGGGCGAGTCCCCCGACCTGGCCGAAAGGCGGTCTGCCTCCTCCACTGCCATTGGGTGCCGGTTTGTTGGTCAGCGTGGCTTTTGCAGCATGGTTGAGTTGGTATTTTTCGAGACCCATCCGCAGTTTGAACAGCGCGTTTGAAGCGCTCGCCGACGGTAAGCTCAATACTCGCGTGGGCAAGGCGATGGGATCGCGCCGGGACGAGCTCGCCAATCTGGGTGAGGCCTTTGACCGAAGTGCCGCAAAACTGCAGGCGCAAGTGGAAGCGCAGCGCCGACTCTTGCATGATGTCTCTCATGAGCTGCGCTCCCCTCTTGCGCGCCTACAAGCATGCAGCGACTTGATGGTGCAACAGCCACAGCGTTCCGTGGAGCTGGTGCAGCGTATTGAGCGCGAAACCAGTCGAATGGACAAGCTCGTGGGTGAACTGCTGACCTTGGCTCGGCTGGATTCGACAACAAGCCAAGCGCCCGTTGAAGTGGTGGATTTGATCGAACTTGCGCAGTCTATTTGCAGCGATGCCGAACTCGAAATGCAAGCCAAGTCCTGCCGACTGCAACTCCGCATGCCTGAGCAGATGCAACTCAAAGGCGATGCCGAATTGCTCTACCGGGCGCTGGACAACGTGCTACGCAATGCGGTTCGCTTTTCCCCTATCGGAGGTAGCATCGGACTGCACATCACGGCCAATGCAAGTCACCGCCATGTCCTGATCAGGATTTCTGACGAGGGGCTTGGACTGCCGCCCAAAGATGTCGATCGAATTTTTGAGCCCTTCTTTCGCAGCGAGTCCAATTCAGACAAAGGTGACCATGGATGCGGTCTTGGTCTGGCCATCACCCGCAGCATTGTGCTGGCGCATCAGGGCACGATCAGTGCCAACAACCGCAGCGGCGGTGGCCTTGAAGTGAGCATCACGCTGCCCGCCTAA
- the nifE gene encoding nitrogenase iron-molybdenum cofactor biosynthesis protein NifE — MSASLKAKIADVFDEPGCEINQGKSDKDRKKGCTKQLAPGAAAGGCAFDGAKIALQPVADVAHLVHGPIACEGNSWDNRHSASSGPQIYRTGFTTDINELDVIYGGEKRLFKSIREILDKYNPPAVFVYQTCVTALVGDDIEAVCQRATAKFGKPIIPVNAPGFAGPKNLGNKLGAEALLDYVIGTVEPEFTTPYDINIIGEYNLVGELWQVKPLLDALGIRILSTICGDGRYNEIASAHRAKVNMMVCSKSMINIATKMEQRWGIPYFEGSFYGIGDMSDTLRQIAKLLVKQGAPDDLLLRTEQLIAVEEARAWQRIAHYKQRLTGKRVLLITGGVKSWSVVAALQEAGMEIVGTSIKKSTKEDKEKIKEIMGDDAHMIDNMTPREMYAMLRDARADIMLSGGRSQFVALKARMPWLDINQERYHPYGGYEGMVGLVHEIDRAIFNPVWQQVRIPAPWGDDGETLGAVSANGSA; from the coding sequence ATGTCAGCTTCGCTCAAAGCCAAGATTGCCGATGTGTTCGATGAGCCTGGTTGCGAGATCAACCAGGGCAAGAGCGACAAGGATCGCAAAAAAGGCTGCACCAAACAGCTTGCGCCCGGCGCGGCTGCCGGGGGCTGCGCCTTTGACGGGGCCAAGATTGCCCTGCAACCGGTGGCCGATGTGGCGCATCTGGTGCACGGCCCGATTGCCTGCGAGGGCAACTCGTGGGACAACCGGCACAGCGCATCAAGCGGCCCGCAGATTTACCGCACCGGCTTCACCACCGACATCAACGAGCTGGACGTGATCTACGGCGGTGAAAAGCGCCTGTTCAAATCCATCCGCGAGATTCTGGACAAATACAACCCTCCCGCCGTTTTTGTCTACCAGACCTGCGTGACCGCGCTGGTGGGCGACGACATTGAGGCGGTGTGCCAGCGCGCCACCGCAAAATTTGGCAAACCGATCATTCCGGTCAATGCCCCCGGCTTTGCCGGCCCGAAAAACCTGGGCAACAAGCTCGGGGCCGAGGCGCTGCTGGACTATGTGATTGGCACGGTCGAACCCGAATTCACCACGCCGTATGACATCAACATCATTGGCGAATACAACCTGGTGGGTGAGCTGTGGCAAGTGAAGCCGCTGCTGGATGCCTTGGGCATTCGCATCCTCTCCACCATCTGCGGTGATGGCCGCTACAACGAGATTGCCAGCGCACACCGGGCCAAGGTGAACATGATGGTGTGCTCCAAGTCGATGATCAACATTGCCACCAAGATGGAGCAGCGCTGGGGCATTCCGTATTTTGAGGGCTCGTTCTACGGCATTGGCGACATGAGCGACACCTTGCGCCAGATTGCCAAACTGCTGGTCAAGCAAGGTGCGCCGGATGATTTGCTGCTGCGTACCGAGCAATTGATTGCGGTGGAAGAAGCCCGCGCCTGGCAGCGTATTGCGCACTACAAACAGCGACTCACCGGCAAACGGGTGTTGCTGATCACCGGCGGGGTCAAGTCCTGGTCGGTGGTGGCGGCGCTGCAAGAGGCGGGTATGGAGATTGTTGGCACCAGCATCAAGAAAAGCACCAAAGAAGACAAAGAGAAGATCAAGGAAATCATGGGGGACGATGCCCACATGATCGACAACATGACCCCGCGCGAGATGTACGCCATGCTGCGTGATGCGCGGGCCGACATCATGCTCTCGGGCGGGCGCAGCCAGTTTGTGGCGCTGAAAGCGCGTATGCCCTGGCTCGACATCAACCAGGAGCGCTACCACCCCTATGGTGGCTACGAGGGCATGGTGGGCCTGGTGCACGAGATTGACCGCGCCATCTTTAACCCGGTCTGGCAGCAAGTGCGTATTCCCGCCCCTTGGGGTGACGACGGGGAAACGCTTGGTGCGGTGAGCGCAAACGGGAGTGCATGA
- a CDS encoding response regulator transcription factor: MPRVLLIDDDRELLELLRDYLQGDGFSVSAATDGHTGLKAVLGDAPDIVVLDVMMPGINGMQVLTQIRTLSPVPVLMLTAKGDDTDRIMGLELGADDYVPKPCTPRELAARLRAILKRSQNAPSQKQDTRVPITVGALTLWPAKRRAQRAGKDLALTSTEFSLLEVLARHAGETVSKQQLSEEGLGRPLSRFDRSIDVHVSGIRQKFGLLSDGSSPIQTVIRMGYQLVVE; encoded by the coding sequence ATGCCCCGGGTTCTTTTGATTGATGATGACCGTGAATTGTTGGAACTGCTGCGCGACTATCTGCAAGGTGACGGGTTTTCCGTCAGCGCCGCGACCGACGGGCATACCGGTCTGAAAGCCGTACTGGGTGACGCTCCGGACATCGTGGTGCTCGACGTGATGATGCCTGGCATCAATGGCATGCAAGTCCTCACGCAGATCCGCACCCTCAGCCCTGTGCCCGTGCTGATGCTCACCGCCAAAGGGGATGACACCGACCGCATCATGGGGCTGGAGCTCGGCGCAGACGACTACGTCCCCAAGCCTTGCACACCGCGCGAACTCGCTGCGCGGCTGCGTGCCATTCTCAAACGCTCGCAAAACGCACCGTCCCAAAAGCAGGACACCCGTGTGCCCATTACAGTGGGCGCGCTGACCTTATGGCCTGCAAAGCGGCGTGCCCAACGCGCTGGCAAGGACCTGGCGCTCACCAGCACGGAGTTCAGCCTGCTCGAAGTGCTGGCGCGCCATGCCGGAGAGACGGTGAGCAAACAGCAACTCAGCGAAGAAGGTCTGGGCCGCCCTTTGAGCCGTTTTGACCGAAGCATCGATGTGCATGTGAGCGGCATTCGCCAGAAATTTGGCTTGTTGTCCGATGGCTCTTCGCCCATCCAGACGGTGATCCGAATGGGTTACCAACTCGTCGTGGAATAG
- a CDS encoding endonuclease/exonuclease/phosphatase family protein — translation MKLITWNTQWGCGLDGRVNLKRIVSEARAMVDFDVLCLQEIACGFETMPGHPGDQPAQLQALLPGYTVFFGAAVDEFDAQGQRQRFGNLIATRLPVASVQHHPLPWPADAGVRSMPRMCTEVTVTDPRLGAVRIMTTHLEFYSARQRMAQAQALRALHMQACEQAAAQPLADHSHSPFQSKTHTRHAILCGDFNFEPGAPEYATIQQPFRPIVPVIPAQAATNIAADHLQDAWPLVLGQTPHAPTFRLFDRTYGPEPITCDYVFVSQSLVPRVQTLSVNLNSRASDHQPLWIELV, via the coding sequence ATGAAACTCATCACCTGGAACACCCAATGGGGCTGCGGCCTGGATGGCCGCGTCAACCTCAAACGCATCGTCAGCGAGGCACGTGCCATGGTCGACTTTGACGTGTTGTGCCTGCAAGAAATCGCCTGTGGCTTTGAGACCATGCCGGGCCACCCAGGTGATCAACCGGCACAACTCCAGGCCCTGCTGCCCGGCTACACCGTGTTTTTTGGCGCAGCGGTCGACGAATTTGATGCCCAGGGCCAACGCCAGCGGTTTGGCAATCTGATTGCCACACGGCTGCCAGTGGCCAGCGTGCAGCACCACCCCTTGCCCTGGCCTGCCGATGCGGGCGTGCGCAGCATGCCGCGCATGTGCACAGAGGTCACCGTGACCGACCCCAGGCTGGGCGCAGTGCGCATCATGACCACCCATCTGGAGTTTTATTCCGCACGCCAGCGCATGGCCCAGGCCCAAGCCTTGCGAGCGCTGCACATGCAGGCCTGCGAACAGGCGGCGGCGCAACCGCTGGCGGACCACAGTCACTCACCTTTTCAGAGCAAAACGCACACCCGGCATGCCATTTTGTGTGGTGACTTCAATTTTGAACCCGGTGCACCCGAATACGCCACCATTCAACAGCCATTTAGGCCTATAGTGCCCGTAATACCTGCGCAAGCAGCTACAAATATTGCAGCAGATCATTTGCAGGATGCCTGGCCTTTGGTGCTGGGGCAAACACCCCATGCGCCCACGTTCCGGCTGTTTGACCGCACCTACGGCCCTGAGCCCATCACCTGCGACTATGTGTTCGTCAGCCAGTCTTTGGTACCCCGGGTTCAGACACTGTCCGTCAACCTGAACAGCCGGGCCTCAGACCATCAGCCCCTATGGATTGAGCTGGTTTAA
- a CDS encoding efflux RND transporter periplasmic adaptor subunit, whose protein sequence is MTFTRKLTRQRLLAATALVLLLAGGTWLLKSRAAPAATVLPSANAGLSVSAVQPQQASWGRSLQLSGGLFAWQTATIASEEAGLRLTEVLVDVGSVVKRGQLLARLADNSILADLRVQEAAVAQARAKLAQAKAEADRSRTVKDSGALSEQQVTAYVVAEQTAQASLDSALATLEAQRIKLAHTRILAIDDGVISSRSATLGNVVASGTELFQLVRQRRVEWRAEITGKQLSALKPGQTAKITLPDGQQVSGRLRLVGPTLDSNTRNGLAYVDLPVGSAASPGMYVRGEIDTGQAAALTVPSSVVVQRDGNSYVFEKDGASKVAQRQVQTGRRVGDMVEISSGITAQTQLVRSGGAFLKDGDPVQWTTDAATGTAAAASTSKGTP, encoded by the coding sequence ATGACATTCACACGCAAACTCACTCGCCAACGCCTTCTCGCTGCGACAGCCCTCGTCTTGCTGCTGGCTGGCGGCACCTGGCTGCTGAAATCGCGCGCCGCGCCCGCTGCCACCGTGCTGCCCTCAGCCAATGCGGGCCTGTCCGTCAGCGCCGTGCAGCCGCAGCAAGCCAGCTGGGGCCGCAGCCTGCAGCTGTCGGGCGGCCTGTTTGCCTGGCAAACCGCCACCATTGCCAGCGAAGAAGCTGGCCTGCGCCTGACCGAGGTGCTGGTCGATGTGGGCAGCGTGGTCAAACGCGGCCAGCTGCTGGCCCGATTGGCCGACAACAGCATCCTGGCCGACCTGCGCGTGCAAGAAGCCGCCGTGGCCCAGGCCCGCGCCAAGCTGGCCCAGGCCAAGGCCGAGGCCGACCGCAGCCGCACCGTCAAAGACAGCGGTGCCCTGTCGGAGCAGCAAGTCACTGCGTATGTGGTGGCCGAGCAGACCGCCCAGGCCAGCCTGGACTCCGCGCTGGCGACTCTGGAGGCACAACGCATCAAGCTGGCCCACACACGTATTCTGGCGATAGACGACGGCGTGATCTCCAGCCGCAGCGCCACCCTGGGCAATGTGGTGGCCTCGGGCACCGAGCTGTTTCAGCTGGTGCGCCAACGCCGCGTCGAATGGCGTGCCGAGATCACCGGCAAACAGCTCAGTGCACTGAAGCCCGGCCAGACCGCCAAGATCACCCTGCCTGACGGCCAGCAGGTCAGCGGTCGCCTGCGCCTGGTCGGCCCGACGCTGGACAGCAACACCCGCAACGGCCTGGCTTATGTCGACCTGCCGGTAGGCAGTGCGGCCAGCCCCGGCATGTATGTGCGCGGCGAGATCGATACCGGCCAGGCAGCGGCGCTCACTGTGCCCAGCAGCGTGGTGGTGCAGCGGGACGGCAACAGCTATGTGTTCGAGAAGGATGGTGCCAGCAAAGTCGCCCAGCGCCAGGTGCAGACCGGACGACGCGTGGGTGACATGGTGGAGATCAGCAGCGGCATCACCGCACAAACCCAGCTGGTGCGTAGTGGCGGTGCCTTCCTGAAAGACGGCGACCCGGTGCAATGGACCACTGATGCCGCAACCGGCACGGCTGCTGCCGCCAGCACGAGCAAAGGCACACCATGA
- a CDS encoding efflux RND transporter permease subunit, translating into MNLSSWSIRNPVPAILLFIILTAAGLFSLHKLGIQNFPDLDVPTILVSASLEGAAPAQLETEVARKIEDKLASVTGVDHITSTITDGAASISVSFDIDKDSEVALNEVRNAVDGARADLPTEMAAPVVSKVTQGSSALLTYTVVAAHLSESDLSWFVDNDISKALLSAKGVGAIKRVGGVEREMHVTLDPALMAGLGVTANSVSSQIKAVQTDASGGRGTLGGGNQSVRTLGRLDQPEQLAGLAIPLTTASTATATRTSVRLDQIATVSDTAEERFAYAALNGKPVVGFQVTRQIGSSEVSVAATVRAAVKTFSASHPQVQITEVIETVTPTQDNYDGSMHLLYEGAILAVVVVWLFLRDWRATFVSAVALPLSIIPTFIVMYLLGYSLNLITLLSLSLVVGVLVDDAIVEVENIVRHLRMGKTPMQAALEAANEIGLAVVATTFTLVAVFLPTAFMSGIPGKFFRQFGITSSVAVLASLLVARLLTPMMAAYLLKPSPVHVTQNGPLMRRYLAMVHWCQTHRRSTMLLAGLFFIGSVSLVPLLSTSFISASDTAQTTISLKLQPGSTLAETRATAAQAQTLIAQMPEVTQVFTVIGDASSDASSSTVNEASLTVSLTPRGTRARSQSEVEAAIRHKLGGLPGTRVGVMGMGNGQSLDVTLASDDALALNQAAAALIKDLRTLKGIGNITDSSSLQRPEIHVRPDPVRMAEQGVTTSDLASVVRVATYGDYATSLAKFNLPQRQIPIRVRFDDSTRSDLDALGQLRVAGRSGAVPLTAVADLSLGAGPSQVARLDRMRNVTLSIELGSLSTGEVDKMVQALPSIKNLPSGVQQIATGDAQRMAELFTSFGGAMLIGILCIYAVLVLLFHDFMQPATILAALPLSVGGALLALLITGSGFSMSSVIGLLMLMGIVTKNSILLVEYAVVAYHNGMGRYEALVDACHKRAQPILMTTIAMVAGMLPIALGWGTDSSFRGPMAVVVIGGLITSTVLSLLVIPVVFTYVDDLLLWLRKHLRHRQPQ; encoded by the coding sequence ATGAACTTGTCGAGCTGGTCGATACGCAACCCCGTCCCGGCGATCCTGCTGTTCATCATCCTCACCGCGGCCGGGCTGTTCAGCCTGCACAAGCTGGGTATACAGAACTTTCCTGACCTGGATGTGCCAACCATTCTGGTGTCCGCTTCGCTGGAAGGCGCGGCCCCGGCCCAGCTGGAAACCGAGGTGGCCCGCAAGATCGAGGACAAGCTGGCCTCGGTGACCGGCGTGGACCACATCACCTCCACCATCACCGACGGCGCAGCCAGCATCAGCGTCAGTTTCGACATCGACAAGGACAGCGAGGTGGCGCTGAACGAGGTGCGCAACGCCGTCGACGGCGCACGCGCCGACCTGCCCACCGAGATGGCCGCACCCGTGGTGTCCAAGGTCACGCAAGGCTCGTCCGCTCTGCTGACCTATACCGTGGTGGCAGCACACCTCAGCGAGTCCGACCTGTCCTGGTTTGTCGACAACGACATCAGCAAGGCCTTGTTATCGGCCAAGGGCGTGGGCGCGATCAAACGCGTCGGCGGTGTCGAGCGCGAGATGCATGTGACACTCGACCCGGCGCTGATGGCCGGCCTGGGTGTGACGGCCAACAGTGTCTCCAGCCAGATCAAGGCGGTGCAGACCGATGCCTCGGGCGGCCGCGGCACGCTGGGCGGCGGCAACCAATCGGTGCGAACTCTGGGTCGACTCGACCAGCCCGAGCAGCTGGCCGGTCTGGCCATCCCCCTGACCACAGCTAGCACCGCCACCGCCACGCGCACCAGCGTGCGGCTGGACCAGATTGCCACGGTCAGCGACACCGCCGAAGAGCGTTTTGCCTATGCAGCGCTGAACGGCAAGCCGGTGGTCGGCTTTCAGGTGACACGACAGATTGGCAGCAGCGAGGTGTCGGTAGCGGCCACAGTACGCGCAGCGGTCAAGACCTTCAGCGCCAGCCACCCGCAGGTGCAGATCACCGAGGTGATTGAAACCGTGACCCCCACGCAGGATAACTACGATGGCTCGATGCACCTGCTTTACGAAGGTGCGATCCTGGCGGTGGTGGTGGTCTGGCTGTTCCTGCGCGACTGGCGTGCCACTTTTGTCTCAGCGGTGGCGCTGCCACTGTCCATCATCCCGACCTTCATCGTGATGTACCTGCTCGGTTACTCGCTGAACCTGATCACCCTGCTGAGCTTGTCGCTGGTGGTGGGGGTGTTGGTGGACGATGCCATCGTCGAGGTGGAGAACATCGTGCGCCACCTGCGCATGGGCAAAACACCGATGCAGGCCGCACTCGAAGCCGCCAATGAAATCGGGCTGGCGGTGGTGGCCACCACCTTCACCCTGGTGGCGGTGTTCCTGCCCACGGCCTTCATGAGCGGCATACCGGGCAAGTTCTTCCGGCAGTTCGGCATCACCTCGTCGGTGGCGGTGCTGGCCTCGCTGTTGGTAGCGCGGCTGCTGACGCCGATGATGGCCGCCTACCTCCTCAAGCCCAGCCCGGTGCACGTCACGCAAAACGGCCCGCTGATGCGCCGTTACCTGGCCATGGTGCATTGGTGCCAGACGCACCGGCGCAGCACGATGTTGCTGGCTGGTCTGTTCTTCATCGGCTCGGTGAGTCTGGTACCGCTGTTGTCCACCTCATTCATCAGTGCCTCCGACACCGCGCAGACCACCATTTCGCTCAAGTTGCAGCCCGGCAGCACATTGGCAGAAACCCGCGCCACCGCCGCTCAGGCCCAGACCTTGATCGCCCAGATGCCCGAAGTCACCCAGGTGTTCACCGTGATTGGTGACGCCAGCAGCGATGCCAGCAGCAGCACGGTGAACGAGGCCTCGCTCACCGTCAGCCTGACACCGCGCGGCACGCGCGCACGCTCGCAGTCCGAGGTGGAAGCCGCCATCCGCCACAAGCTCGGTGGGCTACCCGGCACCCGCGTCGGCGTGATGGGCATGGGCAACGGCCAGTCGCTCGATGTCACCCTGGCCAGCGACGATGCCCTGGCGCTGAACCAGGCCGCCGCCGCGCTGATCAAGGACCTTCGCACGTTGAAAGGCATAGGCAACATCACCGACAGCTCCAGCCTGCAACGACCAGAAATCCACGTGCGACCCGACCCGGTGCGTATGGCCGAGCAAGGCGTGACCACCAGCGACCTGGCCAGTGTGGTGCGCGTAGCCACCTACGGCGACTACGCCACCAGCCTGGCCAAGTTCAACCTGCCGCAGCGCCAGATCCCGATCCGTGTGCGTTTTGACGACAGTACCCGCTCCGACCTGGATGCGCTGGGCCAGTTGCGCGTGGCCGGGCGTAGCGGCGCGGTGCCACTGACCGCCGTGGCCGATCTGTCGCTGGGCGCGGGCCCCTCGCAGGTGGCACGGCTGGACCGCATGCGCAACGTGACCCTGAGCATCGAACTCGGCAGCCTGAGCACCGGCGAGGTCGACAAGATGGTGCAGGCTCTGCCGTCCATCAAAAACCTGCCCAGCGGCGTGCAGCAGATCGCTACCGGTGATGCGCAGCGCATGGCAGAACTGTTCACCAGCTTTGGCGGCGCGATGCTGATCGGCATTCTGTGCATCTACGCAGTGCTGGTGCTGCTGTTTCACGACTTCATGCAGCCCGCCACCATCCTGGCCGCCCTGCCCTTGTCGGTGGGTGGCGCGCTGCTGGCGCTGCTGATCACCGGCAGCGGCTTCTCGATGTCGTCGGTGATCGGCCTCTTGATGCTGATGGGCATCGTCACCAAAAACTCGATCCTGCTGGTCGAGTACGCGGTGGTCGCCTACCACAACGGCATGGGGCGTTATGAAGCGCTGGTCGATGCCTGCCACAAACGTGCCCAGCCGATCCTGATGACCACCATTGCCATGGTGGCGGGCATGCTGCCGATCGCCCTGGGCTGGGGCACCGATTCCAGCTTCCGCGGGCCGATGGCGGTGGTGGTGATCGGTGGGCTAATCACTTCCACCGTACTGAGTTTGCTGGTGATTCCGGTTGTATTTACCTATGTGGACGACTTGTTGTTGTGGCTGCGCAAACATTTACGGCATCGGCAGCCACAGTGA